In a genomic window of Pseudoglutamicibacter albus:
- a CDS encoding VOC family protein, with protein MHHIEIYVSDIARSREFYSWLLEALGFFIYQEWEEGFSYKKDGLYLVFVQAQNKYVANGYNRCNIGLNHLAFSCTDPEEIDLLREKLLTKGVTLLYDDRYPHAGGGESYAVFFEDPDRIKLEVALAD; from the coding sequence ATGCATCACATAGAAATTTATGTGAGTGATATAGCCAGGAGTAGAGAATTCTACTCCTGGCTACTAGAGGCACTGGGATTTTTCATATACCAAGAATGGGAAGAAGGCTTCTCATACAAGAAAGACGGACTGTATCTTGTTTTCGTTCAAGCCCAAAATAAATATGTGGCGAACGGATACAACCGATGCAATATAGGCCTGAACCATCTGGCTTTTTCTTGCACTGACCCTGAAGAAATTGATCTTCTGAGAGAAAAACTTTTAACCAAAGGGGTCACTTTGTTGTATGATGACAGGTACCCCCATGCAGGTGGAGGTGAAAGCTATGCAGTCTTTTTTGAGGATCCCGATCGAATCAAATTAGAGGTAGCTCTGGCCGATTAA
- a CDS encoding PspA/IM30 family protein, whose translation MAKKQSILGRIGQLVRANINAMIDNAEDPQKMLDQMIRDYTDNIREAEAAIATTIGNLRLAQEDHQTDVRAAQEWGQKALAASNKADEFRSQGNSADADKFDNLAKVALQKQMAAENDVKAAEPGIKAQEDVVERLKNGLAQMKNKLEELRTKRNQLVARQKSADAQSKVNEALGSIDIMDPTSEISRFEEKIRRQEAQVRGQQELHASSIDSQFEQLEDLGEQTEVEARLAALKHGAGKGAPKAVESQAGGGQASGGKIDEDLTPEQLEALRKLEG comes from the coding sequence ATGGCAAAGAAACAGTCGATCCTTGGCCGTATTGGCCAGTTGGTCCGTGCGAACATCAACGCGATGATCGACAACGCGGAGGATCCGCAGAAGATGCTGGATCAGATGATCCGCGACTACACGGACAACATCCGCGAAGCTGAAGCGGCTATCGCGACCACGATCGGTAACTTGCGCCTGGCTCAAGAGGACCACCAGACTGACGTTAGGGCCGCTCAGGAGTGGGGCCAGAAGGCTCTCGCTGCGTCGAATAAGGCTGATGAGTTCCGTTCTCAGGGTAATTCCGCGGACGCTGATAAGTTCGATAACCTCGCCAAGGTTGCACTGCAGAAGCAGATGGCTGCTGAGAACGATGTGAAGGCCGCTGAGCCGGGCATCAAGGCTCAGGAGGATGTGGTTGAGCGGCTGAAGAACGGCCTGGCTCAGATGAAGAACAAGCTTGAAGAGCTGCGCACTAAACGCAACCAGCTTGTTGCCCGCCAGAAGTCCGCTGACGCTCAGAGCAAGGTCAACGAGGCTCTCGGCTCGATCGACATCATGGATCCGACCAGCGAGATCTCCCGTTTTGAGGAGAAGATCCGCCGCCAGGAGGCACAGGTTCGCGGCCAGCAGGAACTGCACGCATCCTCGATCGATTCGCAGTTTGAGCAGCTTGAGGACCTCGGCGAACAGACTGAGGTTGAGGCGCGTCTCGCTGCCCTCAAGCATGGCGCTGGCAAGGGCGCACCTAAGGCTGTTGAGTCCCAGGCTGGCGGCGGGCAGGCTAGCGGTGGCAAGATCGACGAGGACTTGACTCCGGAGCAGCTCGAAGCGCTGCGTAAGCTCGAAGGCTAA
- a CDS encoding inorganic phosphate transporter codes for MAQSLKPRQDSSALPGKHGFLGPDRWWHLSFGTLMAVTLAVFMSWSFTYVDPGANKAVLVLTILFGLFMAFNIGGNDVANSFGTSVGAGTLTMKQALIIAAIFEVSGAVLAGGEVTETVRSGIVDLNAIDLAPMDFVFIMMSALFGAAIWLLVATRMGWPVSTTHSIVGGIVGAALALGFATGTGGFEMVQWSEIGKIVLSWVLSPLLGGIVAWVLFGQIKKHILVYNEQVDVKLRELKRERAELRTRHKKAFERLDELQKISYTNAMARDASVYQREDLDPEELESEYYRDLHSVEARAREVQAHRALETWVPLLAAFGAVVIGSMMLFKGLKNLNFELSSVGNFLILGMIAATVWMAVFIFARSLKKRDLSRSTFVLFSWMQVFTASAFAFSHGSNDIANAIGPFAAILDVLKTGQINDEAGVPPAVMLTAGVALIVGLWFIGRFVIKTVGSGLTEMHPASGFAAELSAAGIVMLASVMGLPVSSTHILIGAVLGVGIVNKAANWKLMKPIALAWVITVPVAAILGAVSVLALRAVFGA; via the coding sequence ATGGCGCAGTCACTCAAACCTCGACAAGATTCTTCAGCGCTTCCAGGCAAACACGGTTTCTTAGGCCCAGACCGGTGGTGGCATCTGTCTTTCGGAACTCTCATGGCCGTCACGCTCGCGGTGTTTATGAGCTGGTCCTTCACCTATGTTGATCCGGGCGCGAACAAGGCCGTCCTCGTTCTGACGATCCTTTTCGGATTGTTCATGGCGTTCAACATCGGCGGTAACGACGTCGCGAACTCGTTCGGTACCAGTGTTGGCGCGGGAACGCTGACGATGAAACAGGCGCTCATCATCGCTGCAATCTTCGAGGTCAGTGGCGCGGTGCTCGCTGGCGGCGAGGTTACGGAGACGGTGCGTTCGGGCATCGTAGACCTCAACGCGATCGATCTTGCGCCGATGGACTTTGTGTTCATCATGATGTCGGCGCTGTTCGGCGCGGCGATCTGGCTTTTGGTTGCTACCCGCATGGGTTGGCCGGTTTCGACGACGCACTCGATTGTTGGCGGTATTGTTGGCGCGGCGCTCGCGTTGGGTTTCGCGACCGGCACCGGTGGCTTCGAAATGGTGCAGTGGAGCGAGATCGGAAAGATCGTGCTCTCGTGGGTGTTGTCGCCGCTGCTGGGTGGCATTGTTGCGTGGGTTCTGTTCGGGCAGATCAAGAAGCACATCCTGGTTTATAACGAGCAGGTGGATGTGAAGCTGCGTGAGCTGAAACGTGAACGTGCTGAACTGCGTACCCGCCACAAGAAGGCTTTTGAGCGGCTCGACGAGCTGCAGAAGATTTCCTACACGAACGCGATGGCCCGTGACGCTTCGGTGTATCAGCGTGAGGATTTGGATCCGGAAGAGCTCGAATCCGAGTACTACCGGGACCTGCATAGTGTGGAGGCGCGTGCTCGGGAGGTTCAGGCGCATCGAGCTTTGGAGACGTGGGTTCCGTTGCTCGCGGCGTTCGGTGCTGTGGTGATCGGCTCGATGATGCTGTTCAAGGGGTTGAAGAACCTCAATTTTGAGCTCAGCTCGGTGGGTAACTTCTTGATCTTGGGCATGATCGCGGCGACCGTGTGGATGGCGGTTTTCATTTTCGCGCGGTCACTGAAGAAGCGTGATCTTTCGCGTTCGACGTTCGTGTTGTTCAGCTGGATGCAGGTTTTCACGGCGTCCGCGTTCGCGTTCAGCCACGGTTCCAACGACATCGCTAATGCGATTGGCCCATTCGCGGCGATCCTCGATGTTCTCAAGACCGGTCAGATCAACGATGAGGCCGGAGTCCCGCCTGCCGTGATGCTGACCGCTGGTGTCGCGCTGATTGTCGGCCTGTGGTTCATCGGCCGGTTTGTGATCAAGACTGTCGGCTCTGGGTTGACGGAGATGCACCCGGCTTCTGGTTTCGCTGCAGAGCTTTCCGCGGCGGGCATCGTGATGTTGGCGTCGGTTATGGGTCTGCCGGTTTCGTCGACCCACATCTTGATTGGCGCTGTGTTGGGCGTCGGTATTGTCAACAAGGCCGCTAACTGGAAGCTCATGAAGCCGATCGCGCTCGCGTGGGTCATCACGGTTCCGGTCGCAGCAATCTTGGGCGCGGTGAGCGTGCTTGCCCTGCGCGCCGTCTTCGGCGCCTAA
- a CDS encoding ABC transporter ATP-binding protein, whose translation MKRTHLTREQNSPAIELTPAIELRGVNKTFNARSGNPVHALKDVSLTVQPGEIIALLGTNGAGKTTLVDLILGLTTPSSGSIKVTGQAPQKAVYQQKISALMQTGGLLSDLTVKDTLKMIASTFPRHLPLDEVIEQAHLEPIYKRRVGKCSGGEQQRIRFALAILGNPDVLILDEPTAGMDAGARHRFWESMKHQAEQGRTIIFATHYLEEADQFAQRIVLINKGEVIADGTTDELRNMSSNRTVSATFPGGVPELSGLPGAESVEAHGNRVHITTQDSDALARYLLTETDACDLEVTSHGLEDTFLALTQNSGQTQNNEED comes from the coding sequence ATGAAGAGAACACACCTGACGAGGGAACAGAATTCTCCCGCTATAGAACTCACCCCAGCTATAGAACTGCGCGGAGTGAACAAAACCTTCAACGCGCGTTCAGGCAATCCCGTGCACGCTTTGAAGGACGTTAGCCTCACGGTCCAGCCCGGTGAGATCATTGCCCTGCTGGGCACTAATGGGGCCGGCAAGACCACGCTGGTGGACCTGATTCTGGGGCTCACCACCCCATCGTCCGGGTCTATCAAGGTCACGGGTCAGGCCCCTCAAAAAGCGGTGTATCAGCAAAAGATCAGCGCCCTCATGCAAACCGGTGGCCTGCTCAGCGACCTCACGGTCAAGGACACGTTGAAGATGATCGCTTCGACCTTCCCGCGCCATCTGCCTCTGGATGAGGTTATCGAGCAGGCGCATCTGGAACCGATCTATAAACGCCGCGTCGGCAAGTGTTCCGGCGGTGAGCAGCAGCGGATCCGTTTCGCGTTGGCGATTCTCGGCAACCCGGACGTCCTCATTCTTGACGAGCCGACCGCCGGCATGGATGCCGGCGCTCGCCATCGATTCTGGGAGTCCATGAAGCATCAGGCTGAGCAGGGCCGCACCATCATCTTCGCGACCCACTACCTGGAGGAAGCAGACCAGTTTGCCCAACGCATCGTGCTGATCAACAAGGGCGAGGTCATCGCGGACGGCACCACCGATGAGCTGCGAAACATGAGCTCCAACCGCACGGTGAGCGCCACGTTCCCAGGCGGGGTCCCGGAGTTATCGGGGTTGCCAGGCGCGGAAAGCGTTGAGGCTCACGGCAACCGTGTGCACATCACAACCCAGGATTCCGATGCGCTTGCCCGGTACTTACTGACCGAAACTGACGCTTGTGACCTTGAAGTGACAAGCCACGGCCTCGAGGACACATTCCTCGCCCTGACGCAGAACAGCGGCCAGACCCAGAACAACGAGGAGGACTAA
- a CDS encoding coiled-coil domain-containing protein yields MWKTLNMALLIDMLDSSTVTAAQAFASHAVPAQFNAAQDAVIRDSFERTASSSSLFGLLIFFIIGFVITAVVFNMKGSKARRERRERWRNSPGWGATGLPVGGVPEDAPQVLSAEQLDAKRKDASAALIAADEAVRAAGQEVDFAVAAYGEEKVESFRASLDEARADLSAAFERQQLLDDDTPDSPQDQNAWLEEILQRTKRAIDTLQARADEFSQLRNVEHDAPQRIDELNAALMQLVGRLEQGQANLGGIEQEYTTSARERVDGVVKRATGRLEDLSAALNNARTAWGSGNQPSAALAIVQAETAQVDAEALVTRVETVKQRLATAQQELPQHIHQAEKDIDAARAMVDAGRSALQGPADRLDRVIKKIYSQMDAGPHDPIALTDELATAHDALSDPLGQAQSEDEKRAGAQARLDDLANRAAARIESVEDYVRANRNKVGSTTRTRLSEAQRFLNQAMDMRATDPVTAAQHADRALKLAEAAARNAEAETASRSDQDDPLESVYNIFNPTFSGSRNGVPRITFGYGYPNDNRRNSRRRRPY; encoded by the coding sequence ATGTGGAAAACTTTGAATATGGCGCTTCTCATCGACATGCTTGATTCCTCGACCGTGACCGCGGCACAGGCCTTCGCATCGCACGCTGTTCCAGCTCAGTTCAACGCGGCGCAGGATGCCGTGATTCGGGATAGTTTTGAACGTACCGCTTCAAGTTCGTCTCTGTTCGGCTTGTTGATTTTCTTCATTATCGGGTTTGTGATCACGGCCGTTGTTTTCAACATGAAGGGTTCGAAGGCGCGCAGGGAGCGGCGTGAGAGGTGGCGGAACTCGCCAGGCTGGGGCGCTACCGGCCTGCCGGTGGGTGGCGTGCCGGAGGATGCGCCGCAGGTTCTGTCCGCTGAGCAGCTGGATGCTAAACGTAAGGACGCCTCCGCTGCCTTGATCGCCGCCGATGAGGCGGTTCGTGCCGCAGGCCAGGAGGTTGATTTCGCGGTCGCTGCCTATGGTGAGGAGAAAGTTGAGTCTTTCCGCGCATCATTGGATGAGGCCCGTGCTGATTTGTCTGCTGCGTTCGAGCGGCAGCAGTTACTTGACGATGACACCCCTGATTCCCCGCAGGATCAGAACGCGTGGCTTGAGGAGATCCTGCAGCGCACCAAACGAGCTATCGACACGTTGCAGGCTCGCGCTGACGAGTTCAGTCAGCTCCGTAACGTGGAGCATGATGCGCCGCAGCGTATCGATGAGCTCAATGCCGCGTTGATGCAGCTAGTGGGCCGGCTCGAGCAGGGCCAAGCGAATTTGGGTGGTATCGAACAGGAATACACCACGAGCGCTCGTGAGCGTGTGGATGGTGTTGTCAAGCGGGCAACGGGCCGTTTGGAAGACCTTTCTGCAGCGTTGAATAATGCCCGTACCGCGTGGGGTTCCGGGAACCAGCCGAGCGCGGCACTTGCGATTGTTCAAGCCGAAACCGCGCAGGTGGATGCCGAGGCCCTGGTCACTCGTGTTGAGACGGTCAAGCAACGGCTGGCTACCGCCCAGCAGGAGTTGCCGCAGCATATTCATCAGGCTGAGAAGGATATCGATGCGGCACGGGCGATGGTGGATGCTGGCCGTTCCGCGTTGCAGGGCCCGGCTGATCGTTTGGACCGGGTGATCAAGAAGATCTATAGCCAAATGGATGCTGGCCCGCATGATCCGATTGCGCTGACGGATGAGCTGGCAACCGCGCATGATGCGTTGAGTGATCCGCTCGGCCAAGCGCAGTCGGAAGATGAGAAGCGTGCGGGCGCTCAGGCGCGCCTGGATGATCTGGCGAACCGTGCTGCTGCCCGTATCGAGTCTGTTGAGGATTATGTTCGCGCGAACCGCAACAAGGTGGGTTCCACCACTCGCACGCGGCTTTCTGAGGCGCAACGGTTCTTGAACCAGGCGATGGATATGCGCGCTACTGACCCAGTGACGGCGGCTCAGCACGCTGACCGTGCGCTCAAGCTCGCTGAGGCTGCAGCGCGTAACGCCGAGGCGGAAACCGCCAGCCGTAGTGATCAAGATGACCCGCTTGAGAGCGTCTATAACATCTTCAACCCGACGTTCTCCGGTTCACGCAACGGGGTTCCGCGCATCACGTTCGGTTACGGTTATCCCAACGACAACCGGCGCAATTCCAGACGCCGCCGCCCGTACTGA
- a CDS encoding sensor histidine kinase, whose translation MDGDLRGLLPDHAPARQEPKLMRLFKDFQFNNAIFGSIWLVFLASVLVQVYVSGEFSALDKAWMTVCVTVFGLLYFYAFGSMDTFPSGWGQFPRALLRWGILFVIALASVPVIKTGVVTYAPYLAAVLGFAVPWKKSLPIVVATGAAGAFAVWRLSPQDLGWASFLLFFMPLLLVGVGAFSQYDESRYQLQHELDLAQQREDIASDVHDLLGHSLTVINLKSEVARRALHTNAEQAERELKEISELSRLALAEVRATVTRMRTPTFAGELQAARRALETKGITAHLPERLTPVGTHENVFSWGLRELTTNVVRHSGANTCWVSVSADKMQVTDDGSGFSTDTVQNRAGGLAGLRERVEAAGGRLIVRREHGLSRVLITMSGDSELMRDGAVVREASE comes from the coding sequence ATGGACGGCGATCTTCGTGGGCTTCTGCCTGATCATGCGCCAGCGCGACAAGAACCGAAGCTGATGCGCCTATTCAAAGACTTCCAGTTCAACAACGCAATCTTCGGCTCAATATGGCTTGTTTTCCTCGCCTCCGTCTTGGTTCAGGTATATGTGAGCGGCGAGTTCAGTGCCCTCGACAAGGCGTGGATGACAGTCTGTGTGACCGTGTTTGGGTTGCTTTACTTCTATGCGTTCGGCTCAATGGACACGTTCCCAAGCGGTTGGGGCCAGTTTCCGCGCGCATTGTTGAGGTGGGGCATCCTGTTCGTCATTGCGCTGGCGAGCGTGCCCGTCATCAAAACGGGAGTGGTGACCTACGCACCGTATCTGGCGGCGGTACTGGGTTTCGCTGTCCCGTGGAAGAAGTCCCTCCCCATCGTAGTAGCTACGGGGGCGGCCGGCGCTTTCGCGGTATGGCGGCTATCGCCGCAAGATCTGGGCTGGGCATCTTTCCTGCTGTTCTTCATGCCCCTATTACTGGTTGGGGTGGGTGCTTTTTCTCAGTACGACGAGTCCCGCTACCAGTTGCAACACGAGCTTGACCTTGCGCAGCAGAGGGAGGACATCGCGAGCGATGTTCACGACCTTCTAGGGCACTCGCTCACGGTGATCAACCTGAAATCCGAGGTGGCCCGCCGGGCTCTACACACCAACGCTGAGCAGGCCGAAAGGGAGCTCAAAGAGATCAGCGAGCTCTCCCGGCTAGCGCTTGCCGAGGTTCGCGCAACGGTCACGCGCATGCGCACCCCAACCTTCGCTGGTGAGCTACAAGCCGCGCGCCGAGCGTTAGAAACGAAAGGCATCACCGCGCATCTTCCTGAACGCCTCACCCCGGTGGGTACTCACGAGAACGTGTTCTCTTGGGGGTTGCGGGAGTTGACCACGAATGTGGTCCGCCATTCTGGGGCGAACACCTGCTGGGTGAGCGTGAGCGCAGATAAGATGCAGGTGACTGACGACGGCAGCGGGTTCAGCACCGATACCGTGCAGAACCGCGCGGGCGGGCTGGCTGGGCTGCGTGAGCGGGTTGAGGCCGCTGGCGGGCGTCTCATCGTGCGCCGTGAGCACGGGCTGAGTAGGGTTCTGATCACGATGAGCGGCGATAGCGAACTGATGCGTGACGGCGCTGTGGTGCGGGAGGCGAGCGAGTGA
- a CDS encoding ABC transporter permease, translated as MLSTTLRFTGHELLRLRRDMTTIFFSVGLPIFFYLIFGALQSYGEQEMNGGNLAAYVMLGMAFYAGVVGAVGAAGSSVTDSRSGWGRQLALTPLRPWQLAFANTVSIAVRAVLPIAAVFIVGALTSAKMQPEQWALTFIACVLCSIPFGFYGLAWTLVVPKENTVGIATGSIVIIAFAANVFMPLTGALLDIGRFTPMYGAMMLVRWPLAEGAQIAGTGFMFEPMWHAWVSISVWTAIFVGFCLIMRQRDKNRS; from the coding sequence ATGTTGAGCACTACGTTGAGGTTCACCGGGCATGAGCTGTTGCGTCTGCGCCGGGACATGACCACGATCTTCTTCAGCGTCGGGCTACCGATCTTCTTTTACCTCATCTTTGGCGCGTTGCAGAGCTACGGTGAGCAGGAGATGAACGGCGGTAACCTCGCCGCATACGTGATGCTGGGCATGGCTTTTTATGCTGGCGTGGTCGGTGCGGTTGGTGCGGCCGGTTCATCTGTGACGGATAGCCGTAGCGGGTGGGGCCGGCAGCTCGCTCTGACTCCCCTACGTCCGTGGCAGTTGGCTTTCGCTAACACGGTGAGTATCGCTGTGCGTGCGGTGTTGCCGATCGCCGCGGTATTCATTGTCGGGGCACTCACGAGCGCGAAAATGCAGCCCGAACAGTGGGCGTTGACGTTCATTGCGTGCGTTCTGTGTTCGATCCCGTTTGGTTTCTATGGCTTGGCGTGGACGCTCGTGGTACCTAAAGAAAACACGGTAGGGATCGCTACCGGCTCGATCGTGATCATCGCTTTCGCGGCTAATGTGTTCATGCCGTTAACCGGAGCGTTGCTGGACATAGGTCGTTTTACGCCGATGTACGGCGCGATGATGCTGGTGCGGTGGCCGTTGGCCGAGGGAGCGCAGATTGCTGGCACCGGGTTTATGTTCGAGCCGATGTGGCATGCCTGGGTTAGCATCTCGGTATGGACGGCGATCTTCGTGGGCTTCTGCCTGATCATGCGCCAGCGCGACAAGAACCGAAGCTGA
- a CDS encoding response regulator transcription factor, translated as MNRIRVLIAEDQSLVRGALVALLGSETDIEVVAECATGTEAIDLVQQQPIDVALLDIEMPGLNGLDVAEKLAGHPCRCLIVTTFGKAGYVKRAMKVGVDGFIVKDTPPDELANAIRRVHSGLRVIDPTLARDSLLVPDNPLSERESEVCQQLFQGKSAPAIAKALHLSTGTVRNHISSIMAKTGAANRFEAAHLAKANGWI; from the coding sequence GTGAACAGGATTCGTGTGTTGATCGCTGAGGACCAGTCGCTGGTACGCGGCGCGTTGGTTGCGCTGCTGGGTTCGGAGACGGACATCGAGGTTGTCGCGGAATGCGCTACAGGGACCGAGGCTATAGACCTCGTACAGCAACAACCCATTGATGTGGCGCTACTGGATATTGAGATGCCCGGCCTCAACGGCCTCGATGTTGCCGAAAAGTTGGCTGGGCATCCGTGCCGCTGCCTGATTGTGACGACGTTCGGTAAAGCCGGGTATGTGAAACGGGCGATGAAGGTGGGTGTGGACGGCTTCATCGTCAAAGACACACCACCTGATGAACTGGCTAACGCAATCCGGCGAGTGCATTCCGGGTTGCGCGTGATAGACCCAACCCTGGCGCGTGACAGCTTATTGGTACCCGATAATCCTCTGAGCGAGCGGGAATCTGAGGTGTGCCAGCAGCTGTTCCAAGGCAAGAGCGCGCCCGCGATCGCGAAGGCTTTGCATCTCTCCACTGGCACGGTGCGTAACCACATTTCCAGCATTATGGCGAAAACGGGTGCAGCTAACAGGTTTGAGGCCGCCCACCTCGCTAAAGCGAACGGTTGGATCTAG
- a CDS encoding DUF4272 domain-containing protein translates to MPITAFATVKDEVQGPYSQQRSFDTPEMEQQRRGFTGYVWERGGQEMTPSMFGLIRHIADTRRQYVFEREDLRGLEDWAERTNAVFLMPDGAVVNVHGEDIIAGGSVPYHPAAWERAQRVRAGITRDTGVELPEHHPPVRSEFEVVVRGEREIAQRFISLIAATELAGHFFTEDGAPLEAIRGVLPGAFETLTPMEARFVELLESGATAQTETPAGAEARNLAAQLEWQVEAAQMLAHVVGLWELPEGELQVSPGPLVTWVADNGEAAVYENVTSLAALTEMCEKYEFVRSMRWIADDERAHPERQATIDVPTAGTLLEWHRALSWLFNPETDWDEVDLST, encoded by the coding sequence ATGCCTATTACTGCATTCGCGACGGTCAAAGACGAGGTCCAAGGACCGTATTCGCAACAGCGTAGTTTCGATACCCCGGAGATGGAACAGCAGCGGCGTGGCTTCACCGGATACGTGTGGGAGCGCGGCGGTCAGGAGATGACACCGAGCATGTTCGGGCTCATCCGTCACATCGCGGATACGAGGCGCCAGTATGTGTTCGAGCGTGAGGACCTGCGCGGCTTGGAGGACTGGGCGGAGCGAACTAATGCGGTGTTCTTGATGCCTGACGGCGCGGTAGTGAACGTCCATGGCGAGGACATCATCGCAGGAGGCTCCGTGCCGTATCATCCTGCGGCTTGGGAACGGGCACAGCGTGTGCGGGCAGGAATCACACGGGATACCGGTGTGGAGTTGCCTGAGCATCATCCTCCGGTGCGTAGCGAGTTTGAGGTTGTGGTGCGCGGAGAGCGCGAGATTGCTCAACGGTTCATTTCGCTCATTGCGGCTACTGAGCTGGCGGGCCACTTCTTTACTGAGGATGGGGCGCCGTTGGAAGCGATTCGTGGCGTGCTACCTGGGGCGTTTGAGACGCTGACACCAATGGAAGCGCGGTTTGTTGAGTTGCTCGAATCCGGAGCGACGGCCCAAACCGAGACGCCTGCCGGTGCGGAGGCACGGAACTTGGCGGCGCAGCTGGAGTGGCAGGTCGAAGCGGCGCAGATGCTCGCGCATGTGGTAGGCCTCTGGGAGCTTCCGGAGGGTGAACTTCAGGTTAGCCCGGGGCCGCTAGTCACATGGGTTGCAGACAACGGTGAGGCCGCTGTCTATGAGAATGTGACCTCGCTGGCCGCGTTGACCGAAATGTGCGAGAAGTACGAGTTTGTTCGTTCGATGCGGTGGATCGCCGACGATGAACGGGCACATCCTGAACGGCAGGCTACTATCGACGTCCCGACCGCCGGCACATTGCTCGAATGGCACCGTGCGCTGTCTTGGCTGTTCAACCCGGAAACAGACTGGGACGAAGTAGACCTATCGACCTAA
- a CDS encoding ankyrin repeat domain-containing protein → MARKRKTLPENFTEILESGDLDAMKAVYNTCLLEATTGYYKRTALALVESPPELVRWLLEQGLDIDIQDHFGYTPLAAAASKWNIPRMQLLLELGANPNPESRHLPLMIAANSYRVEAVRLLLEHGADIHALEWPHGRTAADKAVAHSYGGYKLPYIVETLSFLLDSGAHLTDDGRGFVRQIGKEHAQTARLRKESTDGTRAVDAAMAELYRLSGVPPVQLIEAHDGTSRIEVPDLPVRKQFSWLWDYLVPMGGPAETVQGEVVRIAGRIGGELFNNGGGNWDDDYRAMCDTWLNIVGTRATAIASLRRGLLDKNAIKAIEAASVQYVIEHPDPVPNSDDLPYQR, encoded by the coding sequence ATGGCTCGCAAGCGTAAAACCCTGCCGGAGAACTTCACTGAGATCCTCGAAAGCGGCGACCTCGATGCGATGAAGGCCGTCTACAATACGTGCCTGCTGGAGGCGACAACCGGGTATTACAAGCGCACAGCGCTCGCGTTGGTTGAATCCCCGCCAGAGTTGGTGCGCTGGCTGCTCGAGCAGGGTCTTGACATCGATATTCAGGACCACTTCGGCTACACGCCCCTGGCTGCTGCGGCGAGCAAATGGAACATCCCACGTATGCAGCTGTTGCTGGAGCTTGGCGCCAACCCCAATCCTGAAAGCAGGCACCTACCGCTCATGATCGCGGCGAACTCGTACCGCGTCGAAGCCGTACGTCTGCTCCTCGAGCACGGCGCCGACATCCACGCCCTCGAATGGCCGCACGGTCGCACCGCAGCTGACAAGGCCGTGGCTCACTCCTACGGAGGCTACAAGCTACCTTACATCGTGGAGACTTTGTCCTTCCTGCTCGACTCCGGCGCGCACCTGACCGACGACGGCCGCGGCTTCGTCAGGCAGATCGGTAAGGAACATGCCCAGACCGCACGGTTGAGGAAGGAGAGCACCGACGGGACCCGAGCCGTCGACGCCGCTATGGCGGAACTGTACCGGCTCTCCGGGGTTCCGCCGGTGCAACTGATCGAAGCGCACGATGGAACCAGCCGCATCGAAGTCCCTGACCTTCCGGTGCGGAAACAGTTCTCGTGGCTGTGGGATTACCTAGTTCCTATGGGCGGGCCCGCGGAGACCGTGCAGGGTGAAGTGGTGCGCATCGCGGGCAGGATAGGCGGCGAGCTGTTCAATAACGGCGGCGGGAACTGGGACGACGACTACCGCGCTATGTGCGATACCTGGTTGAACATCGTAGGAACGCGCGCGACGGCCATCGCGTCATTGAGGCGGGGGCTCCTTGACAAGAATGCGATCAAGGCGATCGAGGCCGCGTCAGTGCAGTACGTGATCGAGCACCCTGATCCGGTACCGAACAGCGATGATCTCCCCTACCAGCGTTAA